Proteins from a genomic interval of Gemmatimonadales bacterium:
- a CDS encoding protein kinase, with protein sequence MNPFTTLGEALSDRYTVERELGAGGMATVYLAHDIKHDRKVAIKVLRPELAAVIGAERFLAEIKTTANLQHPHILSLFDSGTVNGTVFYVMPFVDGESLRDRLSREKQLPIDDAVRIATETAEALQYAHQHGVIHRDIKPENILLHGGHALVADFGIALAASKTGATRMTETGMSLGTPQYMSPEQAMGERELDARTDVYALGCVTYEMLTGAPPFSGPTVQAIVAKVLTDRPSPIATVRDTVPRGVEHAVLRALAKLPADRWATASDYADALRSDASHPLRGAPTRIQRPTASRLSALLGAACLILLGTTGWALRRTPAAPSRMFDAALPDSAPMSSAPDLNSTGYGTGIVNLTVAGNGDFAVYPVRHGDSTTLWYRSLIDASAHPIAGTAGGTTPRISPDGTRLAFVSANRVLVMPVEGGDVKLLLQADAPPTTLDWVSPTRILAISNDGVTLHWLDSEVGASDEKSMTVKLKARCYFGRWIASQKRLLCSQGEGVFEEISTGTTHSLRARNTDGSPGSSVVTGQSFRIVDDRYLIYVGVDGDVRAAPYDPRTDLIGRSVSLLSGVKADAAGSGQLDLTPQGLLAFVPGKPVSDVRMVALRPGQDPKVLPIEQAHFQRFDLTRDGHRLAAVVITPQGHELRIYDLRTGQHQTWLRAEYIGGPFWDPKGDNIVVRTWNGTRAAILRGSPDAANPPDTVMSAASLNQVPEPTDYHDDSNLLARGATEPYPAIRIDLTRHPAAFDSLIPGAVFVQISPDGQRLVWQSQPTGQLNLTSYPPGPRQQLVALGGVEPLWLSANELLFRSGATWNLVRLGADGTVSSPERWGSDPRFLDTPGWSNRVSWDGGIIYVQSTDVNDARFLRFIPNFVATMKNAVDKANR encoded by the coding sequence ATGAACCCCTTCACTACACTGGGAGAAGCGCTCTCCGACCGCTACACCGTCGAGCGGGAACTCGGCGCCGGCGGGATGGCGACGGTCTATCTCGCGCACGACATCAAGCACGACCGCAAGGTCGCGATCAAGGTGCTCCGTCCCGAACTCGCGGCGGTGATCGGTGCGGAGCGGTTCCTGGCCGAGATCAAGACGACGGCGAACCTGCAGCATCCGCACATCCTGTCGCTGTTCGACTCCGGCACCGTGAACGGCACCGTCTTCTATGTGATGCCGTTCGTCGACGGCGAGTCGCTGCGTGATCGTTTGTCGCGCGAGAAGCAGCTGCCCATCGACGATGCCGTGCGGATCGCGACTGAAACTGCCGAGGCGCTGCAGTATGCCCATCAACACGGCGTGATCCACCGCGACATCAAACCGGAGAACATCCTGCTGCACGGTGGTCACGCGTTGGTGGCCGACTTCGGCATCGCGCTCGCTGCGTCGAAGACCGGCGCCACCCGGATGACCGAGACGGGGATGTCGCTCGGCACGCCGCAGTACATGTCGCCGGAGCAGGCGATGGGTGAGCGTGAGCTCGATGCGCGCACCGATGTATATGCCCTCGGCTGCGTGACGTATGAGATGCTCACTGGTGCGCCGCCGTTCAGCGGTCCCACGGTGCAGGCGATCGTCGCCAAGGTATTGACCGATCGTCCATCGCCGATCGCCACGGTGCGAGACACCGTCCCCCGCGGCGTGGAACACGCAGTCCTGCGCGCACTCGCGAAGCTCCCGGCCGACCGCTGGGCGACGGCGTCCGATTATGCCGATGCACTTCGATCCGACGCTTCCCATCCGCTCCGCGGTGCTCCGACACGGATCCAGCGGCCGACAGCGTCGCGCCTGAGCGCACTACTCGGCGCCGCCTGCCTGATACTGCTAGGAACCACCGGATGGGCGCTGCGGCGAACCCCCGCTGCCCCATCGAGGATGTTCGACGCCGCGCTCCCCGACAGCGCGCCGATGAGTTCCGCACCAGATCTGAATTCGACGGGATACGGTACGGGAATCGTGAACCTCACCGTCGCCGGTAACGGTGATTTCGCGGTCTACCCCGTGCGTCACGGCGATTCCACGACACTCTGGTACCGCTCGCTGATCGACGCCAGCGCCCACCCGATCGCCGGGACCGCCGGCGGGACGACGCCGCGCATTTCGCCGGACGGAACGCGACTGGCATTTGTCAGCGCCAATCGCGTCCTGGTCATGCCGGTCGAGGGCGGCGACGTGAAGCTGTTGCTGCAGGCTGATGCGCCGCCGACGACGCTGGACTGGGTGTCACCTACACGGATCCTGGCGATCTCCAATGACGGCGTGACGCTGCACTGGCTCGATTCGGAGGTGGGCGCCAGCGACGAAAAATCGATGACAGTCAAGCTCAAGGCGCGTTGCTACTTCGGGCGCTGGATCGCGTCGCAGAAACGGTTGCTTTGCTCCCAGGGCGAAGGAGTGTTCGAGGAGATCTCGACGGGAACGACGCATTCTCTGCGCGCCAGGAATACCGATGGCTCGCCCGGATCGTCGGTGGTGACCGGTCAGTCGTTTCGAATCGTGGACGATCGCTACCTCATCTATGTCGGCGTCGACGGCGATGTGCGGGCGGCGCCGTACGACCCACGCACCGACCTCATCGGGCGTTCAGTCTCGCTGCTGAGCGGTGTGAAGGCCGACGCCGCGGGCTCCGGCCAGTTGGACCTGACACCGCAGGGACTGCTGGCGTTCGTCCCCGGCAAGCCGGTATCCGACGTGCGGATGGTAGCGCTCCGACCGGGCCAGGATCCCAAGGTCTTGCCGATCGAACAGGCGCACTTTCAGCGATTCGACCTCACCCGCGATGGCCATCGGCTGGCAGCGGTGGTGATCACGCCGCAGGGTCATGAACTTCGTATCTACGACCTGCGAACCGGGCAGCATCAGACATGGCTCCGGGCCGAATACATCGGCGGCCCGTTCTGGGACCCGAAGGGCGACAATATTGTCGTGCGGACCTGGAACGGCACTCGCGCTGCGATTCTCCGCGGCTCGCCCGATGCCGCCAACCCACCGGATACGGTGATGAGTGCGGCAAGCCTGAACCAGGTGCCGGAACCGACCGACTACCACGACGACTCGAACCTCCTTGCGCGCGGCGCGACCGAACCGTACCCCGCCATCCGGATCGACCTGACCCGCCATCCAGCCGCGTTCGACTCGCTCATCCCCGGTGCCGTGTTCGTCCAGATCTCGCCGGACGGACAGCGTCTGGTCTGGCAATCGCAGCCCACCGGACAGCTGAACCTGACGTCGTATCCTCCCGGCCCGCGACAGCAACTCGTCGCGCTGGGTGGCGTGGAACCGCTCTGGCTGTCGGCGAACGAGCTGCTCTTCAGATCAGGCGCCACATGGAACCTGGTGCGCCTCGGCGCGGATGGCACGGTCAGCTCACCCGAGCGCTGGGGAAGCGACCCCCGCTTCCTCGACACGCCGGGCTGGTCAAACCGCGTCTCCTGGGATGGCGGCATCATTTACGTGCAGAGCACCGACGTCAACGATGCCCGATTCCTCCGATTCATCCCCAACTTTGTCGCTACCATGAAGAACGCAGTGGACAAGGCGAATCGATGA
- a CDS encoding protein kinase, translating into MTPPHPAGPSTALRASLSDRYTIERELGQGGMATVYLAHDIKHDRKVAIKVLKPELAAVLGADRFVQEIRTTAALQHPHILPLFDSGVAGTFLYYVMPYIEGETLRSKLDRETQLGINESVKITTEVADALDYAHRHGVIHRDVKPENILLHDGRPMVADFGIALAVSAAAGGRMTETGLSLGTPHYMSPEQATAEKEITGRSDIYSLGSVLYEMLTGNPPHTGASARQIVMKIVTEDAAPVTKLRKNVPPNVAAAVSKSLEKLPADRFETASEFARALNDPAFTTARASQTRRESAMTGANAWITSPWSWSALAAIVLLATALVVARRAGVRTGGVTFTQKTFQDEAILVARYGADGKTLVFSATRGGAAGTTPHLYVIRPDYAHAEPIGPDSTHLLAISTTGELAVLTHAKFLGHRLFTGTLATMPMSGGAPRELLAEVREADWSPDGTAMAVIRRVGGVDQLEYPIGTVIAKSTGYLSDPRVSPSGREIAIVEHPVAYDDRGTVTIIDRQGKRLAQSPVHWAVEGMAWQPDGSEVYYSATFAVAGSYSSLTVYALNHQSRERHVLSSAGGITVHDVARSGQWLITQDGDRYVVFARGSSDTSDKDVSWLDLSDEPVLSADGKVLAFADEGITGGENYAVMLRKLDGSPPVRLGQGAPLAFSHDGAWILGLITTSPPRLLLYPTGAGTPRPLNPGPFESITYQAGDIFADGSRYFFCGNLPRQQPQCFTAPLAGGVAVAVTPNGTTQGILSSDGKRVAAQVGDSFRIFDVSGGPGQPILGLTPGDHLIRWSPDNRELWVFRYDPLVLRVDRVAPESGKRSRLIDITPPAGSELRQSYEPRLNDNPLVHTYTQTRYSSSLFVVDGAQ; encoded by the coding sequence ATGACACCACCGCACCCGGCGGGCCCCTCGACTGCGCTCAGGGCAAGCCTGTCCGACCGGTATACGATCGAGCGGGAGCTCGGTCAGGGCGGAATGGCCACGGTCTATCTCGCGCACGACATCAAGCACGACCGCAAGGTGGCGATCAAGGTCCTGAAGCCCGAGCTCGCCGCGGTCCTCGGCGCCGACCGTTTCGTGCAGGAGATCAGGACCACCGCCGCACTGCAGCACCCCCACATCCTCCCGCTGTTCGATTCGGGGGTCGCCGGGACCTTCCTCTACTATGTCATGCCGTACATCGAAGGCGAGACGCTGCGGAGCAAGCTCGATCGCGAAACGCAGCTCGGCATCAACGAGTCAGTGAAGATCACCACCGAAGTGGCGGACGCCCTCGACTACGCCCATCGTCACGGCGTGATCCATCGCGACGTCAAGCCGGAGAACATCCTTCTGCACGACGGCCGTCCGATGGTTGCCGACTTCGGAATTGCCCTCGCCGTGAGCGCCGCCGCAGGCGGCCGGATGACCGAGACCGGTCTCTCCCTCGGAACGCCCCATTACATGAGCCCCGAGCAGGCGACCGCCGAGAAGGAGATCACCGGAAGAAGCGACATCTATTCGCTTGGCAGCGTGCTCTACGAAATGTTGACGGGGAATCCACCGCACACCGGCGCCTCGGCGCGGCAGATCGTCATGAAGATCGTGACCGAAGATGCCGCACCGGTGACGAAACTCCGGAAGAATGTCCCGCCCAACGTGGCAGCAGCGGTCAGCAAGTCGCTCGAGAAACTTCCGGCAGACCGCTTCGAAACGGCGAGCGAGTTCGCGCGGGCATTGAACGATCCGGCATTCACCACCGCGCGCGCTTCGCAGACACGGCGCGAGAGCGCAATGACCGGCGCGAATGCGTGGATCACGTCCCCGTGGTCATGGAGCGCGCTGGCCGCGATCGTCCTCCTCGCGACGGCACTCGTCGTTGCGCGGCGTGCAGGGGTCCGCACCGGAGGCGTGACCTTCACGCAGAAGACCTTCCAGGACGAGGCAATCCTGGTGGCTCGTTATGGCGCCGATGGCAAGACGCTGGTCTTCAGCGCGACGCGTGGCGGCGCGGCCGGGACGACACCACATCTATATGTCATCCGCCCCGACTACGCCCACGCCGAGCCGATCGGCCCGGACTCGACGCACCTGCTGGCGATCTCAACCACCGGCGAGCTTGCGGTGCTCACCCACGCGAAATTTCTCGGCCATCGGCTCTTCACCGGAACCCTCGCGACGATGCCGATGAGCGGCGGCGCGCCGCGAGAATTGCTCGCCGAGGTTCGGGAAGCCGACTGGTCGCCCGACGGCACTGCGATGGCGGTGATTCGTCGAGTCGGTGGAGTCGATCAGCTGGAGTATCCGATCGGAACCGTGATCGCCAAGTCCACCGGCTATCTGTCGGATCCGCGCGTCTCACCGTCGGGGCGCGAAATCGCCATCGTCGAGCATCCGGTCGCGTACGACGATCGCGGCACGGTGACGATCATCGACCGCCAGGGAAAGCGCCTGGCGCAATCGCCGGTCCACTGGGCGGTTGAAGGGATGGCCTGGCAACCCGATGGCAGCGAGGTGTACTACTCCGCGACCTTTGCCGTCGCCGGTTCCTATTCGTCGCTGACGGTATACGCATTGAATCATCAGAGTCGTGAGCGCCACGTCCTGTCGAGCGCCGGCGGGATCACGGTACACGATGTCGCTCGATCGGGCCAATGGTTGATCACGCAGGACGGCGACCGTTACGTCGTCTTCGCGCGCGGGTCGAGCGATACGAGCGACAAGGACGTGAGCTGGCTCGATCTCTCCGACGAACCGGTGCTCAGCGCCGATGGCAAGGTGCTGGCGTTCGCTGACGAGGGGATCACCGGCGGCGAGAACTATGCAGTGATGCTGCGGAAGCTGGATGGCTCACCACCGGTTCGGCTGGGACAGGGTGCGCCGCTGGCGTTCTCGCACGACGGTGCCTGGATCCTTGGCCTGATCACCACGAGCCCGCCGCGCCTTCTCCTCTATCCGACGGGCGCGGGTACTCCCCGACCACTCAACCCGGGGCCGTTCGAGTCGATCACTTACCAGGCGGGCGACATCTTCGCGGATGGCAGCCGGTATTTCTTCTGCGGCAACCTTCCCCGCCAGCAGCCGCAATGCTTCACCGCGCCGCTCGCCGGCGGAGTTGCAGTCGCCGTCACCCCGAATGGTACGACGCAGGGAATCCTGTCGTCCGACGGCAAACGCGTCGCGGCACAGGTGGGCGATTCGTTCAGGATCTTCGACGTCAGCGGCGGACCGGGCCAACCGATTCTCGGCCTGACGCCCGGCGATCATCTGATTCGCTGGAGCCCCGACAATCGGGAACTCTGGGTCTTTCGCTACGATCCACTGGTGCTCCGAGTTGACCGCGTCGCGCCCGAGAGCGGCAAGCGCTCCCGGCTGATCGACATCACGCCGCCCGCCGGATCGGAACTGCGCCAGAGCTACGAACCGCGATTGAACGACAATCCGCTGGTGCATACCTACACGCAGACGCGTTACTCGTCGTCGCTGTTCGTGGTGGACGGAGCGCAATGA
- a CDS encoding nuclear transport factor 2 family protein, which translates to MTLALATTTSAPARAQSIPQESSIDRTALLDLEQRWLAAHDSTTLDRILASDFRHLVPQGVTLDKAAQISWAVRHPPAAGTTHMLHDMVVRIYGDAAVVNGEVCATDPARAVTRTVFTDVFIKRAGRWQAVNAQENAAIGKGSC; encoded by the coding sequence GTGACGCTAGCGCTGGCAACCACCACCTCCGCCCCGGCCCGCGCCCAATCAATTCCGCAGGAGTCCTCAATCGATCGCACCGCGCTGCTCGATCTGGAGCAGCGCTGGCTCGCGGCGCACGACTCGACGACGCTCGACCGGATCCTGGCCAGCGATTTCCGCCACCTGGTCCCGCAAGGGGTCACCCTCGACAAGGCGGCACAGATCTCCTGGGCAGTACGCCATCCACCGGCGGCGGGTACCACACATATGCTGCACGACATGGTGGTACGCATCTACGGCGACGCCGCCGTGGTCAACGGCGAGGTCTGCGCCACCGACCCGGCCAGGGCAGTAACCCGGACCGTCTTCACCGACGTGTTCATCAAGCGCGCCGGGCGGTGGCAGGCGGTGAACGCGCAGGAGAACGCCGCGATCGGAAAGGGTAGCTGCTGA